One genomic window of Anthonomus grandis grandis chromosome 3, icAntGran1.3, whole genome shotgun sequence includes the following:
- the LOC126734649 gene encoding uncharacterized protein LOC126734649, protein MGDLSIKRLNPRQPFEMVRLDYAANSELKELGKFFRDHKNDIEEYANMANITWKFIPLYSPHFGGLWEAGARSTNHHLKRAIGDTLLTFERFYTLLVQVESVLNSRPLSPLSSNSDDFVPLTPAHFLTGKSLTSVPEYDVSTIAENRLSLYQHI, encoded by the exons ATGGGCGACTTGTCCATTAAAAGGCTAAATCCTAGACAGCCATTTGAAATGGTACGCTTGGATTATGCAG CTAATTCTGAGCTAAAAGAATTAGGCAAATTTTTCAGAGATCATAAGAATGACATTGAAGAGTATGCTAATATGGCCAATATTACTTGGAAGTTTATTCCACTATACTCTCCTCACTTCGGGGGTTTGTGGGAAGCAGGAGCTCGAAGTACCAACCACCATCTTAAAAGAGCTATAGGTGATACCTTACTCACCTTCGAGCGTTTTTATACACTATTGGTGCAGGTGGAATCCGTACTCAACTCACGACCTCTCTCGCCCTTATCCTCTAATTCAGACGATTTTGTTCCCTTAACTCCAGCACATTTTCTTACCGGTAAATCTCTCACCTCAGTGCCAGAGTATGACGTCAGTACTATTGCAGAAAACAGATTGTCCCTTTATCAGCATATCTAG